The Mycobacterium riyadhense sequence CGGGCGACGGCGTCCCACGGACCGCGACGCTCCTGGTTAAGCGCGACCATCGTGGACCAGCCAAACTGGGCGACGGCGTAATACTCGGAGCACCGACGGGACGAAGGCCGGCACCTGGGTGGCGTAGCTGCGGTAGGCCGCGCCAAACCGAGCGACGAGGTCACGTTCCTCCAGGACAGTGCCCAGCAGGATGTAGCCCGTCAGTCCCGCCGCCCACAGCAGATGTCCGGCCGTGAACGTGCTCGCGCACCAGAAGCACAGCAAGAGGCCGGTCATCAGCGGATGGCGCACCAAGCGGTAGGGCCCGTGTACTTGCAGCCGGTCAACGGAGGTGTCCGCGGACCCGATCACGTAGTGGCGGTAGGCCTGACTGATGCCGAGTAAGCGGAAGTGATTCAGCAACAAGGTGGCCACGTAGACCAATACGAAGCCCAACCAGAACCCGGCGTCGAGAACCGCTGCCAAGGCGTCGTCAGCCGACCAGATCCGCTGCGGCAGTGGCTGCCAGCCCAGACACAGTACCCAAACAACCAGGCAGGTCATGACGATGTAGACCGTGCGCTCCAGAGTTTGGGGCACCGCGCGGGTGATGAAAGCCTTGACCGAGGGCCGCGCCATGCCGGAGTGCTGCAGGCCGAACAGCGCCAGTAGCAAGACGTCGACCACAACCGAAGGCCCGGTCGGCAGATGGCTACCCACGTCGACCGACTTGGGCAGCCACCACCCCCCGGCAAACAGCAGCAACAGCGGCACGGTTACCCCGGCGAAGGCGTATCCGGCGAAGGCCAGCAGGAACGGCACGAGCCGGCGACGGTCCGACAGCACGTCCCGCACCTGGTGTGAGGTGATCAGATCCATGCGAACCACGGGAGGTAGCGGGAGCGGACGGTACCTTGCTCAATTCGCTTCTCTAGCTTGGCCTTCCATCGCTCGCCGTAGGGGGCGTCGAGGAATCCTCCCGGCACGAACAAGCGCCAGGACGAGGTGAGGGTCATCCAGTAGGGCACGATGACGTCGGGCTCGACTTGCCGCATGAGGTCCAGCTTGTCGGGGATCTGGCTCCAGTGGATGCCCGGATAGCGGTGGTGCACGCTGTGATAGCCCTGGTTGAAGATGAAGAAGTTGAGCCAGTTGCCCACCGTGTTCAGCGATTTGCTCGGGTCATTGTCGAAGACCCGGGCCGGGGCGTGGGTCAGCCAGGCGAAGTACCCGGAGGTCGCCTGGGTCACCAGGAAGGGAATCCAGTAGAAGAGCGTGAACCGGACCGGGTCGGTGGTGAAAAAGGTGGTCCAGATCAGCGCGCAGATCAGCGTGAAGTCGAATACGAATTGGTGACGCCGCTTTCGCCGACTCGCCGACGGATTGGCTGCGAAAACCGTTCGCGCGGTGTGGTTCTTGACGATGGAGCTGTACCGCATCCAGTACCAGACGGCGCGCAGCCCCCGGTCGCGGCCCGCGGTGGAGGTAACGTCTCCCGGCCCGTCGTCGAATCGATGGTGGTTGATGACGTGCACTTCGTACATGTCGGCGGCCGTCAGCGCGGCGGGCATGCAGCACAGCAGGTCGACCACGCGGTTGGCCCGCCGCGATACGAACAGCGGTCGATGGGTGTGCATGTGCAGGACGCCGATGGTGACCGAGAAGTTGAGCAGTGACAGCGTGGCGATCAGCGGCGCCGCCAGGTACCAGTCGGTGGCGGCCGGCACGAACAGCCCGAAGGCCAACAACGCGATCCAGCACGCGATGTGCAGCAGTGGACCGACATTCGCCGGGTGCTCAAGCTTGAGTACCCGGCGGCTCAAGGGCACTTGGTGGGCGGACGCGGCGGGTGTCGTGGTGCCGGGGACACCGGGGACAGTTGAAACGGTTGTCATGGGTTGATTCCGGGGTTAGTGGTGTCGAGGGCGGCGAGTTGGAATTGTGTGGCGAGCGCGTTCATCGCGTCGGTGTCACGGGGGCGCAATCGCTCTACGGCGCCGAAGGCGAGATGATCGGCGATCATCATCCGGCGCTTGTCATGGCCGGGCAGCTTGCCGCACAGCGGTTCTGCCGGCAGGGCCGCTACCAGGGCGAAGGCCCGGTCGACGACCAGCGGCGCAATCGAAGGCGTCGGCGAGCGAGAGGCGCCCAGACCGAGTACCTGCGCAGCCGATCCGGTTGCAGCGAGATCCGACGACGCATCGAGCAGCCGGTGGACCGCCCCGTCGGCGGCACGCCGCACACGCTGCAGCATCGCGGTCCAGTGCACGGGTGAGCGGGCGGCCAGCACGGCCGCACCGAGCCGCAGCCGGCGACGGTAGGGGACGGGTGCCCCGACCGCGTGGCACAAGAAGGCGGTCGTTGTGATGGTCATGTAGGCCATCGCCGTCCGGGCGCCGCGGCTGGGGGTGCGCGGGCCGAGACGGGCCAGCAGGGCGAAGCTGCCCAGCGCGGGGACCAACAGCCGCAGCATTACCGCGCGCGTCAATTCCGCACGGTCGCCGGCGTCGTAGAGTGCCAGCTCGCCGTCGCGCAAGTCGTTGGCCAGTTGGGCGGTGACACCGACGCATCCGGCCAGCTCGGCCAGGTCTGCCTCGGTGAACGCACCTTCGGCGACCAGCGAGCAGGCGTAGCGTGTCACCCGCCCGAGCACGCCCTCGCCGTAGCCGGTCCGCGGCAGCGGTTTATCGAGGTTGCCGGCCATCACGCGGCCGAGGTCGACCAGCAGCTGGCCTACCCGTTGCTGTCCTTCCCGGGGCAGCGCCGACAGTAGCGCCCGAACGTCGTGGATGCGCGCGGCCAGCACCAGGTCGACAGCTTCGCTGTCGCGAACGGTGACCGCGTGCAGCGGCGGAGGAGGGGAGTCGGTGGCTCCGCTCAGATACCCCGCCGCGGACTGCACGGCGTATTTCGCGCGCCGGCGGTCGATGAGGTCTTCGTAGGCGTCGAGCACCCGGCAGGCCAGCAGGGCGGCGGTGGCCTCCGCCCGCAGGTGCGCGGGCAGGAAACCGATCGCGATGCCCAGGTTGCGGGCCGCCGGGACCAGTGCCCGTCGCGCCAGCTGCTCAGGTGAGGTTGCCGCCCGCATCGCGGCAAGGTCTGGTCCGCGACGCAGCCGCCACAGCCCGGAGGCCAGGGCGCCGACCCGCCCGCCGCTCATCGGGAGACCACCCGCACCGACAGTTCGCGCAGGTGCTCACGCGCGGCGGAGGGCGGAAACACGTCCAACGTCCGGCCGGCGGTCTCGGCGGCGTGGACGGCGACGGCACGGGCCGCCCGGGTGGCGCCGCTGTGCACCAGGTCGGCCTGCAGTGCGGCGCTAGATGTCTGCCCCGAGAGCCACATCTCACGAGCACCGGGTCGCATGGCCAGCCATTCGATCACCGGCCAGGTCGGGATCCGACGCTCGAGGTCGCCGCAGGCCTTCTTGCCGAGCACGGCGCCGCCCTCGACGTCGCGCACGTCGTCCATGATCTGGAATGCCAAGGCGAGTTGGTCGGCGTACCGCATCAGAGCGCGCAACCGATCCGGGTCGACGCCGCCCGCTGTGCCGCCGTACGAGCAGGCCAACCGGAACAGGGTGCCGGTCTTCGCGCCGGCCACGAGTTGATAGTGCCGGCGCAGGGCGGACGCGTTGATCGCCGGTGGCAGGGTCTCGACGAGCTGGCCGAAGGACAGGTCCGAGAGCCGATCGAGGTAGCTGACGCCGGGCACCTCGCCGAGACGCGCGAATACCGCCGGGTTGTCGTCTAACACCCGCGCGAGTATTTGTAAAGCGGTGCCCGCCAGATGAAATCCGGCCCGCGCGGCGACCCGGACGCCGAACCCGGCGGGCACCGACGCCGCGTCGCGCCGTTGCAGCGACCCGTCGCAGACGTCGT is a genomic window containing:
- a CDS encoding fatty acid desaturase family protein produces the protein MTTVSTVPGVPGTTTPAASAHQVPLSRRVLKLEHPANVGPLLHIACWIALLAFGLFVPAATDWYLAAPLIATLSLLNFSVTIGVLHMHTHRPLFVSRRANRVVDLLCCMPAALTAADMYEVHVINHHRFDDGPGDVTSTAGRDRGLRAVWYWMRYSSIVKNHTARTVFAANPSASRRKRRHQFVFDFTLICALIWTTFFTTDPVRFTLFYWIPFLVTQATSGYFAWLTHAPARVFDNDPSKSLNTVGNWLNFFIFNQGYHSVHHRYPGIHWSQIPDKLDLMRQVEPDVIVPYWMTLTSSWRLFVPGGFLDAPYGERWKAKLEKRIEQGTVRSRYLPWFAWI
- a CDS encoding methyltransferase family protein, whose translation is MDLITSHQVRDVLSDRRRLVPFLLAFAGYAFAGVTVPLLLLFAGGWWLPKSVDVGSHLPTGPSVVVDVLLLALFGLQHSGMARPSVKAFITRAVPQTLERTVYIVMTCLVVWVLCLGWQPLPQRIWSADDALAAVLDAGFWLGFVLVYVATLLLNHFRLLGISQAYRHYVIGSADTSVDRLQVHGPYRLVRHPLMTGLLLCFWCASTFTAGHLLWAAGLTGYILLGTVLEERDLVARFGAAYRSYATQVPAFVPSVLRVLRRRPVWLVHDGRA
- a CDS encoding polyprenyl synthetase family protein, with the protein product MYTTARQQAHAATLDPVTLAPTTLAPDSVTDQLALVTDRLHEILITGGTFDAVYRHLLAAPGKRIRAGLGLACTRLLPMAAAVPLRDAVDLACAIEMFHEASLMHDDVCDGSLQRRDAASVPAGFGVRVAARAGFHLAGTALQILARVLDDNPAVFARLGEVPGVSYLDRLSDLSFGQLVETLPPAINASALRRHYQLVAGAKTGTLFRLACSYGGTAGGVDPDRLRALMRYADQLALAFQIMDDVRDVEGGAVLGKKACGDLERRIPTWPVIEWLAMRPGAREMWLSGQTSSAALQADLVHSGATRAARAVAVHAAETAGRTLDVFPPSAAREHLRELSVRVVSR